A window of Microbacterium luteolum contains these coding sequences:
- a CDS encoding VCBS repeat domain-containing M23 family metallopeptidase translates to MKRASRWRLVRVSAVTAMALVIGALVPSLSSATPAAAATDGQMIFPASGNIQSKVGDGCLGDYRPHEGIDITGSGGDPILAAYDGVIKSRTSNSGYGNYVDIQHPGGYVTRYAHMVAPGWYEPGTPVVRGQQIGVVGKTGATSANHLHFEVRLNGAVYTQINDGFTCLSNVRRGDLIPLFFPGLGTDPISTVASADYTGDGNADLMTVAGNGDLQLRAGNGAGVFQKTATYAGLASIRRHITHADLNGDDKADFLSARSDGALEYFAGAGNGGFQAVAIVGNGWYDMLHVTSGADYTGDGKQDVIGVSAGGVMTIFRGSGWGGFATPYVTLGGGWEGFHFLVGGDFDNDGRGDIIGIDDTGTLYFYPGGVNGFGARRTAGAGWLEFTALTGGVDYNGDERADLLGRTPAGELFLYPGNGRGGFNARTLVSADAADYLTLE, encoded by the coding sequence ATGAAGCGAGCATCCCGTTGGCGTCTCGTGCGCGTGAGCGCGGTCACCGCGATGGCGCTGGTCATCGGAGCACTCGTGCCCTCCCTCTCCTCGGCCACCCCGGCCGCTGCGGCGACCGACGGGCAGATGATCTTCCCGGCGTCGGGCAACATCCAGTCGAAGGTCGGGGACGGATGCCTCGGCGACTACCGCCCCCATGAGGGGATCGACATCACCGGGTCGGGTGGGGATCCGATCCTCGCCGCGTACGACGGGGTCATCAAATCGCGGACCTCCAACAGCGGCTACGGCAACTACGTCGACATCCAGCACCCCGGCGGCTATGTCACGCGCTACGCCCACATGGTCGCTCCCGGATGGTACGAGCCGGGCACCCCTGTCGTGCGCGGCCAGCAGATCGGGGTGGTGGGCAAGACCGGAGCGACCAGCGCCAATCACCTGCACTTCGAGGTGCGATTGAACGGCGCGGTGTACACCCAGATCAACGACGGCTTCACATGTCTGAGCAATGTGCGGCGCGGTGACCTGATCCCGCTGTTCTTCCCCGGGCTCGGCACCGATCCCATCTCCACGGTCGCCTCGGCCGACTACACCGGCGACGGGAACGCCGACCTGATGACGGTCGCGGGCAACGGAGATCTCCAGCTCCGCGCCGGCAACGGCGCCGGCGTGTTCCAGAAGACGGCCACCTACGCCGGGTTGGCATCCATCCGGCGGCACATCACTCACGCCGATCTCAACGGGGACGACAAGGCCGACTTCCTCTCTGCCCGATCCGATGGGGCGCTGGAGTACTTCGCCGGCGCGGGCAACGGAGGGTTCCAGGCGGTCGCGATCGTCGGCAACGGCTGGTACGACATGCTGCACGTGACATCGGGCGCCGACTACACCGGCGACGGGAAGCAGGATGTCATCGGCGTCTCGGCCGGCGGAGTCATGACCATCTTCCGCGGATCCGGGTGGGGAGGATTCGCGACGCCCTACGTGACGCTCGGCGGCGGCTGGGAGGGATTCCATTTCCTCGTCGGCGGAGACTTCGACAACGACGGGCGCGGTGACATCATCGGGATCGACGACACGGGCACCCTCTATTTCTATCCCGGCGGCGTCAATGGGTTCGGCGCACGGCGCACGGCCGGTGCCGGATGGCTGGAGTTCACCGCCCTCACCGGCGGCGTCGACTACAACGGCGACGAGCGCGCCGATCTGCTGGGACGCACTCCTGCGGGCGAGCTCTTCCTCTACCCCGGCAATGGCCGAGGCGGCTTCAACGCGCGCACACTCGTCAGTGCGGATGCCGCCGACTACCTCACCCTCGAGTAG